The proteins below are encoded in one region of Streptomyces marianii:
- a CDS encoding spherulation-specific family 4 protein codes for MTLLVPLYVHPAEDPEAWRLVAAAGDRVHGVVLNPADGAGSAPDPAFVSAARALREAGTRVLGYVDLDYGVRPETAVTGDLDRHREWYDVDGCFFDQVPADRSALPACRRLVRAARQRGCRTVVLNHGVHPAPGYTRIADLLVTFEGPWPVYLSTFSRPRWTARHPPERFCHLVYEVPTALADVAARAAGERGAAVYCAVTGSLPNPWGAPPPALYREAP; via the coding sequence ATGACGCTGCTGGTCCCGCTCTATGTGCATCCCGCGGAGGACCCGGAAGCCTGGCGGCTGGTCGCGGCCGCCGGGGACCGGGTCCACGGGGTGGTGCTGAACCCGGCCGACGGCGCCGGGTCGGCGCCCGATCCCGCGTTCGTCTCCGCCGCCCGCGCCCTGCGGGAAGCGGGCACGCGCGTCCTCGGCTATGTCGACCTCGACTACGGGGTGCGCCCGGAAACGGCGGTGACCGGTGATCTGGACCGCCATCGCGAGTGGTACGACGTCGACGGCTGCTTCTTCGACCAGGTGCCCGCCGACCGGTCCGCCCTGCCCGCCTGCCGCCGTCTCGTCCGCGCCGCACGCCAGCGGGGCTGCCGCACGGTCGTCCTCAACCACGGGGTGCACCCGGCGCCGGGCTACACCCGGATCGCCGATCTGCTGGTGACGTTCGAGGGCCCCTGGCCGGTCTATCTCTCCACCTTCTCCCGACCCCGCTGGACTGCCCGGCATCCGCCCGAGCGGTTCTGCCACCTGGTGTACGAGGTGCCCACGGCACTGGCGGACGTCGCGGCCCGGGCGGCGGGCGAGCGCGGGGCCGCGGTGTACTGCGCGGTCACCGGCTCCCTGCCCAACCCCTGGGGCGCACCGCCCCCCGCCCTGTACCGGGAGGCTCCGTGA
- the polX gene encoding DNA polymerase/3'-5' exonuclease PolX, producing the protein MARANDEIEAILQEYADLIAITGGDAFRARSYEKAARAIGGYPADVTTLDPKGLREIPHVGKSIADKIVEYLTSGRISAVEERRQSIPAGVRELIAIPMLGPKKALLLYEELGISSVDQLLDAVHGERLRDLRGFGEKTEANILHGIALMQKAGTRILLNAAMDAAERIVAELSGVEGCERCAYAGSLRRMRETIGDIDVLVAADASAPFMDALAALPNTAEVIAHGAKKTSIRTTKGLQVDLRVLPPDSWGAGLQYFTGAKAHNIRTREIAVRQGLKLSEYGLFDAESGERIVSSTEEEIYERLGLPWIPPTLREDRGEIEAALRGELPVLVTEEDIRGDLHTHTDLTDGLAPLEEMVAAAAARGYSYYAVTDHAPDLAMQRMTKEKTLAQRERVRELDRKHKGMRLLHGTELNIGPEGDVDWPDDFLAGFDICLASIHSHFNQSRDALTRRLVRACENPYISVIGHPTTRRIGKRPPVDADFDAVFAACARTGTALEINAHPERLDLGDEDILRAKRHGVRFAIDSDAHSTTHLPYMRYGVATAQRGWLSKDDVVNTWPLTKLRRFLRPSV; encoded by the coding sequence ATGGCCAGGGCGAACGACGAGATCGAGGCGATCCTCCAGGAGTACGCCGACCTCATCGCCATCACCGGCGGCGACGCCTTCCGGGCCCGTTCGTACGAGAAGGCCGCCCGCGCGATCGGCGGCTACCCGGCCGACGTGACCACCCTCGACCCCAAGGGGCTGCGCGAGATTCCCCACGTCGGCAAGTCCATCGCCGACAAGATCGTGGAGTATCTGACGTCCGGGCGGATCAGCGCGGTGGAGGAACGGCGGCAGTCCATTCCCGCCGGGGTGCGGGAGCTCATCGCCATCCCCATGCTCGGGCCGAAGAAGGCGCTGCTCCTGTACGAGGAGCTGGGCATCTCCTCCGTGGACCAACTGCTCGACGCGGTCCACGGGGAGCGGCTGCGCGATCTGAGGGGCTTCGGCGAGAAGACGGAGGCGAACATCCTCCACGGCATCGCGCTCATGCAGAAGGCCGGCACCCGGATCCTGCTCAACGCCGCCATGGACGCGGCCGAGCGGATCGTCGCCGAACTGTCGGGTGTGGAGGGCTGCGAGAGGTGCGCCTACGCCGGATCGCTGCGCCGGATGCGCGAGACCATCGGCGACATCGACGTCCTCGTCGCCGCGGACGCCTCGGCTCCCTTCATGGACGCACTCGCCGCACTCCCGAACACGGCCGAGGTGATCGCCCACGGTGCCAAGAAGACGTCCATCCGCACGACCAAGGGGCTCCAGGTCGATCTGAGGGTGCTGCCGCCCGACTCCTGGGGCGCGGGACTGCAGTACTTCACCGGGGCCAAGGCGCACAACATCCGCACCCGCGAGATCGCGGTGCGCCAGGGGCTCAAGCTGTCCGAGTACGGGCTCTTCGACGCCGAGAGCGGCGAGAGGATCGTCTCCTCGACCGAGGAGGAGATCTACGAACGCCTGGGCCTGCCCTGGATCCCCCCGACCCTGCGCGAGGACCGGGGCGAGATCGAGGCCGCACTCCGCGGTGAACTGCCCGTGCTGGTCACGGAGGAGGACATCCGCGGTGATCTGCACACCCACACCGATCTCACCGACGGTCTGGCCCCGCTGGAGGAGATGGTCGCCGCGGCCGCGGCGCGCGGATACTCCTACTACGCGGTGACCGACCACGCCCCGGACCTCGCCATGCAGCGCATGACGAAGGAGAAGACGCTCGCCCAGCGGGAACGGGTCCGTGAACTCGACCGCAAGCACAAGGGCATGCGACTGCTGCACGGCACCGAGCTCAACATCGGTCCCGAAGGGGACGTGGACTGGCCCGACGACTTCCTCGCGGGCTTCGACATCTGCCTGGCCTCGATCCACTCCCATTTCAACCAGAGCCGGGACGCCCTCACCCGCCGCCTCGTCCGGGCCTGCGAGAACCCGTACATCTCCGTCATCGGCCACCCCACGACCCGCAGGATCGGCAAACGGCCCCCCGTCGACGCCGACTTCGACGCCGTCTTCGCGGCCTGCGCCCGCACGGGCACGGCACTGGAGATCAACGCCCACCCCGAGCGGCTCGACCTCGGCGACGAGGACATCCTGCGCGCCAAGCGCCACGGCGTGCGCTTCGCGATCGACTCGGACGCGCACTCCACCACCCATCTGCCCTACATGCGGTACGGGGTGGCGACGGCCCAGCGCGGCTGGCTCTCCAAGGACGACGTCGTCAACACCTGGCCGCTGACGAAGCTCAGGCGCTTCCTGCGGCCCTCGGTCTGA
- a CDS encoding NAD-dependent epimerase/dehydratase family protein, with protein sequence MRILVLGHTGYLGRHVAEQLSALGGARLFGGGRSPDADLRVDLATADTGRLAESLADLSPDAVVNCAGSLGADPVTDAEVNARGPAVLCAALRKAAPTARLVHLGSAAEYGAGEPGVPVTEEAPTRPVGSYGATKLAGTVAVASSGLDAVVLRVGNPVGPGAAPMSLPGGTALRLRRAGGDHDAVVRFGDLSAHRDFVDTRDLARAVVLAATASGPLPRILNIGGGRAVPIRDLVQGLVAVAGFGGRVDEAGIGSARSAGVTWQCSDITAARDALGWEPRFTLTDSLSALWASLGADGEADPVA encoded by the coding sequence ATGCGCATCCTCGTCCTGGGCCACACCGGGTACCTGGGCCGCCACGTCGCCGAACAGCTCAGCGCGCTGGGGGGCGCGCGGCTGTTCGGCGGGGGCCGGTCTCCGGACGCCGACCTCCGCGTGGACCTCGCCACGGCCGACACGGGGCGGCTGGCCGAGAGCCTCGCGGACCTCTCCCCCGACGCGGTGGTCAACTGCGCCGGGTCGCTCGGCGCCGACCCGGTGACCGATGCCGAGGTCAACGCGCGCGGCCCGGCCGTGCTGTGCGCGGCACTGCGCAAGGCCGCGCCGACCGCCCGGCTGGTGCACCTCGGTTCGGCGGCCGAGTACGGGGCGGGCGAGCCCGGCGTACCGGTCACGGAGGAGGCACCGACGCGGCCCGTGGGCTCGTACGGCGCCACCAAACTGGCCGGGACGGTGGCCGTCGCATCGTCGGGCCTCGACGCGGTCGTGCTGCGCGTGGGCAACCCGGTCGGACCGGGCGCCGCTCCGATGAGCCTGCCGGGCGGCACCGCCCTCCGGCTGCGCCGGGCGGGCGGGGACCACGACGCGGTCGTGCGGTTCGGTGACCTGTCCGCGCATCGCGACTTCGTCGACACGCGGGACCTGGCCAGAGCGGTGGTGCTGGCGGCGACCGCCTCCGGGCCGCTGCCGCGCATCCTCAACATCGGCGGCGGCCGCGCCGTTCCGATCCGGGACCTGGTGCAGGGGCTGGTGGCCGTCGCCGGGTTCGGGGGCCGTGTCGACGAGGCCGGCATCGGGTCGGCGCGCTCCGCCGGCGTGACCTGGCAGTGCTCGGACATCACGGCGGCGCGGGACGCCCTCGGCTGGGAGCCGCGGTTCACCCTGACCGACTCCCTCAGCGCGCTGTGGGCGTCGCTCGGCGCCGACGGGGAAGCGGACCCGGTGGCATGA
- a CDS encoding GDP-mannose 4,6-dehydratase, with protein sequence MTSAPLAAVTGAEGFIGSHLTEALVASGHRVRAMAQYNSFSSFGWLETLPQDVLDQVEIVLGDVRDPGSVRGLAEGADAVYHLAALIAIPYSYRAPHSYVDTNVTGTLNVLEAVRALQTPRLVHTSTSETYGTAQTVPITEDHPINTQSPYAASKAGGDRLADSYHASFGTPVVTLRPFNTFGPRQSMRAVIPTVIGQVAAGERTITLGDLRPTRDFTYATDTAAAFLAVGTAPADAVVGRTFNAGTGGEISVGDLVRLVGKVMDTELDVREDEQRIRPANSEVMRLVADATRLREATGWAPALDLEQGLARTVEFFRDPANLSRYKTGIYNI encoded by the coding sequence TTGACATCCGCACCGCTCGCCGCCGTCACCGGAGCCGAGGGCTTCATCGGCTCCCATCTGACCGAGGCCCTCGTCGCCTCGGGACACCGTGTCCGTGCGATGGCGCAGTACAACTCCTTCTCCTCCTTCGGCTGGCTGGAGACACTGCCGCAGGACGTGCTCGACCAGGTCGAGATCGTGCTCGGTGACGTCCGTGACCCCGGCTCGGTCCGCGGGCTCGCCGAAGGGGCCGATGCCGTCTACCACTTGGCGGCGCTGATCGCGATTCCCTACTCCTACCGCGCCCCCCACAGCTATGTGGACACCAACGTCACGGGCACGCTCAACGTGCTGGAGGCCGTGCGGGCCCTTCAGACCCCGCGGCTGGTGCACACCTCCACCAGCGAGACGTACGGGACCGCGCAGACCGTGCCGATCACCGAGGACCACCCGATCAACACCCAGTCCCCGTACGCGGCTTCGAAGGCCGGCGGGGACCGGCTGGCCGACAGCTACCACGCCAGTTTCGGCACACCGGTGGTCACCCTGCGGCCCTTCAACACCTTCGGCCCCCGCCAGTCGATGCGGGCCGTCATCCCGACCGTCATCGGGCAGGTCGCCGCCGGGGAGCGTACGATCACTCTCGGCGACCTCCGGCCCACACGCGACTTCACCTACGCCACGGACACGGCCGCGGCGTTCCTCGCCGTGGGCACCGCACCGGCCGACGCCGTCGTGGGCCGGACCTTCAACGCCGGTACCGGCGGCGAGATCTCGGTCGGCGACCTGGTGCGCCTCGTCGGCAAGGTGATGGACACCGAACTCGACGTCCGGGAGGACGAGCAGCGCATCCGGCCCGCGAACTCCGAGGTGATGCGGCTGGTCGCGGACGCGACCCGGCTGCGGGAGGCGACCGGGTGGGCTCCCGCCCTCGACCTGGAGCAGGGACTGGCACGGACGGTGGAGTTCTTCCGCGACCCCGCCAACCTCTCCCGCTACAAGACCGGCATCTACAACATCTGA
- a CDS encoding nucleotidyltransferase family protein: MHAVILAGGKGIRLRPYTTALPKPLVPIGDRHAILEIVLRQLAASGFTSCTIAVGHLGHIIRAYVGSGTRWGLSIDYATEENPLGTMGPLLTMRDRLPESFLVMNGDILTDLDFAEVLGRHRTSGSALTIATYARKVHIDFGVLTTDAGRVVGFAEKPSMDYRVSMGVYGLSRDTLDGYTAGLPLGFDELVLDLLKAGNPPGAYEFDGYWLDIGRPDDYDRANAEFTTHQSLLLKGA, translated from the coding sequence GTGCACGCAGTGATTCTCGCCGGAGGCAAGGGCATCCGGCTGCGCCCGTACACCACCGCACTGCCCAAACCGCTCGTCCCGATCGGCGACCGGCACGCGATCCTGGAGATCGTACTGCGTCAGCTGGCGGCGAGCGGCTTCACGAGCTGCACCATCGCCGTCGGCCATCTCGGCCACATCATCCGCGCCTACGTCGGCAGCGGTACCCGATGGGGGCTGAGCATCGACTACGCGACCGAGGAGAACCCGCTGGGCACCATGGGCCCGCTGCTGACGATGCGCGACCGGCTGCCGGAGTCGTTCCTCGTCATGAACGGGGACATCCTCACCGACCTCGACTTCGCCGAGGTCCTGGGCCGGCACCGCACGAGCGGGTCGGCGCTGACCATCGCCACGTACGCCCGCAAGGTGCACATCGACTTCGGGGTGCTCACCACGGACGCCGGGAGGGTGGTCGGCTTCGCCGAGAAACCGTCCATGGACTACCGCGTCTCCATGGGCGTGTACGGGCTGTCCCGTGACACGCTCGACGGATACACCGCCGGGCTGCCGCTCGGCTTCGACGAACTCGTCCTGGACCTGCTGAAGGCCGGGAACCCGCCGGGGGCCTACGAGTTCGACGGCTACTGGCTCGACATCGGCCGGCCGGACGACTACGACCGGGCCAACGCCGAGTTCACCACCCACCAGTCACTGCTGCTCAAGGGAGCCTGA
- a CDS encoding endo alpha-1,4 polygalactosaminidase, with the protein MNRRRLPGLCLLFAVLLVAGCSGGAPPDTDGVRWQPRPGTAWQWQLDGRADPSAADVPVYDIDGFENSAADVARLHRDGRRVICYINAGAWERFRPDQADFPVSVRGRPNGWDGERWLDIRRLDVLGPLMEKRFDMCREKGFDAVEPDLLDAHLNDTGFPLTAAHQLAYNRMIARIAHERGLSVGLKNDLPQVAELVEDFDFAVNEECAQYGECAKLTPFVAAGKAVFHVEYALPNRDFCAESRRLGLSSMRKRLELDAWRRPC; encoded by the coding sequence GTGAACCGCCGTCGACTCCCCGGCCTGTGCCTGCTCTTCGCCGTGCTGCTGGTGGCGGGGTGCTCCGGCGGCGCCCCACCGGATACGGACGGGGTCCGCTGGCAGCCGCGGCCCGGCACGGCGTGGCAGTGGCAGCTCGACGGCCGCGCGGACCCGTCGGCGGCGGACGTGCCCGTGTACGACATCGACGGCTTCGAGAACAGCGCCGCCGACGTCGCACGGCTGCACCGGGACGGACGCCGGGTCATCTGCTACATCAACGCCGGTGCCTGGGAGCGTTTCCGTCCCGACCAGGCGGACTTCCCGGTGTCCGTACGCGGCCGGCCGAACGGCTGGGACGGCGAGCGGTGGCTCGACATCCGCCGGCTGGACGTGCTCGGCCCCCTCATGGAGAAGCGCTTCGACATGTGCCGGGAGAAGGGCTTCGACGCGGTCGAACCCGATCTGCTGGACGCCCATCTGAACGACACCGGCTTCCCCCTGACCGCCGCCCACCAGCTCGCCTACAACCGCATGATCGCCCGTATCGCCCATGAACGCGGGCTGTCCGTCGGGTTGAAGAACGACCTGCCCCAAGTGGCCGAGCTGGTCGAGGACTTCGACTTCGCGGTCAACGAGGAGTGCGCGCAGTACGGCGAGTGCGCGAAGCTCACCCCGTTCGTCGCGGCGGGGAAGGCCGTCTTCCATGTCGAGTACGCGCTGCCCAACCGGGACTTCTGCGCGGAGTCCCGCCGGCTGGGACTGTCCTCCATGCGCAAGCGGCTGGAGCTGGACGCATGGCGCCGCCCGTGCTGA
- a CDS encoding COG1361 family protein: protein MRITHLRRLGQSAALATALVCLGAAQPAAADTPDLAFTVDQPETTPGSTVSLTMTLTNNQSTDIWFVYQSVQPTWATTQRKDLKYNFVSCTAQGAVCSGTGSTALGVNYEIPLAPGTSRTVTLTYQVAADSGCNGTIGFYSYLYYEYDNGQRTKDGIHNTPETRVACAPAEPAAS, encoded by the coding sequence ATGCGCATCACACACTTGAGACGCCTCGGCCAGTCGGCCGCTCTCGCCACGGCCCTCGTCTGCCTCGGCGCGGCGCAGCCCGCCGCGGCCGACACCCCGGACCTGGCCTTCACCGTCGACCAGCCGGAGACCACGCCGGGCTCCACCGTGTCGCTGACGATGACCCTGACCAACAACCAGTCGACGGACATCTGGTTCGTGTACCAGTCGGTGCAGCCGACCTGGGCGACGACCCAGCGCAAGGACCTCAAGTACAACTTCGTCTCGTGCACCGCCCAGGGCGCCGTCTGTTCGGGTACCGGCTCGACCGCCCTCGGCGTGAACTACGAGATCCCGCTGGCCCCCGGCACCTCCCGGACCGTCACCCTGACGTACCAGGTCGCGGCCGACTCCGGCTGCAACGGAACCATCGGCTTCTACTCCTACCTGTACTACGAGTACGACAACGGGCAGCGCACCAAGGACGGCATCCACAACACTCCGGAGACCCGGGTGGCCTGCGCCCCCGCGGAGCCCGCCGCCTCCTGA
- the pelF gene encoding GT4 family glycosyltransferase PelF has product MHVSPRAPRRDAARVTLLTEGTYPHSHGGVSVWCDQLVGGMPDIDFDIIAVTGTGRESVAWELPPHVAEPVTVPMWGPAPPGSPPRGRRERRLMAAYERFLTALVDPSAEEGFSPALYELAHAARDGALGPALRGDRALRVLTAVWNRRGLVVREARPSLHDAVTATALLEHALRPLAARPPERGVAHAVSGGVAVLPGLAALELHGVPLLLTEHGVYLRERYLGYRTAPYRWPVKAVLLGFFRLLAEESYRRAALVTPGNRYNRLWEEQGGADPRLIRTVYNGVDPSAFPPAGPEPQGPTLSWAGRVDPIKDLETLIQAFAEVRGALPAATLRLFGGTPRGGEAYRERCEALAASLGHGDAVTFEGRVDDIKDAYAAGNVVMLSSISEGFPFTLIEAMSCGRATVSTDVGGVREAVGDAGLVVPPRDPGAMAAAALELLADPPRRAAMGEAARLRVIEQFTLRQTIDTFRAIYLELSVRGVRLADPWGTPLSDEAPLGSVAG; this is encoded by the coding sequence ATGCACGTATCGCCTCGTGCGCCGCGCCGAGACGCGGCACGCGTCACCCTCCTCACCGAAGGCACCTACCCGCACAGTCACGGCGGGGTGAGCGTCTGGTGCGACCAGCTCGTCGGCGGCATGCCCGACATCGACTTCGACATCATCGCGGTGACCGGCACCGGACGGGAGTCCGTCGCCTGGGAACTGCCCCCGCACGTGGCCGAGCCGGTCACGGTGCCCATGTGGGGTCCCGCACCCCCCGGTTCACCGCCGCGCGGCCGGCGTGAACGCCGGCTGATGGCGGCGTACGAACGCTTCCTCACGGCGTTGGTGGACCCCTCCGCCGAGGAGGGGTTCTCCCCCGCCCTGTACGAACTGGCCCACGCCGCCCGGGACGGGGCGCTCGGTCCCGCGCTGCGCGGGGACCGGGCGCTGCGTGTCCTGACCGCGGTGTGGAACCGCCGGGGCCTGGTCGTCCGGGAGGCGCGGCCCAGCCTCCACGACGCGGTCACCGCGACCGCGCTGCTGGAGCACGCCCTGCGGCCGCTCGCGGCGCGGCCGCCGGAGCGCGGAGTGGCGCACGCGGTCAGCGGCGGCGTGGCGGTGCTCCCGGGGCTGGCCGCACTCGAACTCCACGGCGTCCCCCTGCTGCTCACCGAACACGGGGTCTATCTGCGCGAACGCTATCTCGGCTACCGGACAGCCCCGTACCGCTGGCCCGTCAAGGCGGTGCTGCTCGGCTTCTTCCGGCTGCTGGCCGAGGAGAGTTACCGTCGCGCCGCCCTCGTCACGCCCGGCAACCGCTACAACCGGCTGTGGGAGGAGCAGGGCGGCGCCGATCCCCGGCTCATCCGCACCGTCTACAACGGCGTGGACCCTTCCGCCTTCCCGCCCGCGGGCCCCGAACCGCAGGGCCCGACGCTCAGCTGGGCGGGGCGCGTCGACCCCATCAAGGACCTGGAGACCCTGATCCAGGCGTTCGCCGAGGTCCGCGGGGCGCTTCCCGCCGCCACCCTGCGGCTGTTCGGCGGCACACCGCGGGGTGGCGAGGCGTACCGGGAGCGGTGCGAGGCACTCGCGGCCTCACTCGGCCACGGCGACGCCGTCACCTTCGAGGGCCGGGTCGACGACATCAAGGACGCGTACGCCGCTGGCAACGTGGTGATGCTGTCCAGCATCAGCGAGGGATTCCCCTTCACCCTGATCGAGGCCATGTCGTGCGGCAGGGCAACCGTGTCCACCGACGTCGGCGGCGTCCGGGAGGCGGTCGGCGACGCCGGGCTGGTCGTCCCGCCCCGCGACCCCGGGGCCATGGCCGCGGCCGCGCTGGAGCTGCTGGCCGATCCCCCGCGCCGGGCGGCGATGGGCGAGGCCGCGAGGCTGCGGGTGATCGAGCAGTTCACGCTCCGGCAGACCATCGACACCTTCCGCGCCATCTACCTGGAGCTGTCCGTCCGCGGGGTGCGACTGGCCGACCCCTGGGGCACCCCCCTCAGCGACGAGGCACCCCTGGGGAGCGTGGCCGGATGA
- a CDS encoding glutamate ABC transporter substrate-binding protein — MMPRKVSAAAAAVLALSLAVTACGSDGGGGSDDGKEITVGIKFDQPGVGLKTPDGGYEGFDVDVARYVARQLGYAPSDIVFKEAKSADRETLLQRGDVDFIAASYSINDERRKKVDFAGPYFLAHQDVLVRAGDESIAKPSDLNDKKLCSVTGSTSAQNVKTKIAPQAQLQEYGGYSECLTGLENKTIDALTTDDAILAGYAAQDQFKGKFRLGGFKLSDEFYGIGVKKGDTDLRNKINAALQKMVEDGSWQKAVEANFGPAGYRSEPPPRIGVFVG; from the coding sequence ATGATGCCTCGCAAGGTCTCCGCCGCGGCCGCCGCGGTGCTAGCGCTCTCACTCGCCGTCACGGCCTGCGGTTCGGACGGCGGTGGCGGTTCGGACGACGGGAAGGAGATCACCGTCGGAATCAAGTTCGACCAGCCCGGGGTCGGACTGAAGACGCCGGACGGCGGCTACGAGGGATTCGACGTCGACGTGGCCCGGTACGTGGCCCGGCAGCTCGGTTACGCCCCGTCCGACATCGTCTTCAAGGAGGCCAAGAGCGCCGACCGCGAGACGCTGCTCCAGCGCGGCGACGTCGACTTCATCGCGGCCTCGTACTCGATCAACGACGAGCGCCGCAAGAAGGTCGACTTCGCCGGGCCGTACTTCCTGGCGCACCAGGACGTGCTCGTCCGGGCCGGCGACGAGTCCATCGCCAAGCCGTCCGACCTGAACGACAAGAAGCTCTGCTCGGTCACCGGCTCCACCTCGGCGCAGAACGTCAAGACGAAGATCGCACCGCAGGCCCAGCTGCAGGAGTACGGCGGCTACTCCGAATGCCTGACGGGCCTGGAGAACAAGACGATCGACGCGCTGACGACCGACGACGCGATCCTCGCCGGTTACGCCGCGCAGGACCAGTTCAAGGGCAAGTTCCGGCTGGGCGGCTTCAAGCTGAGCGACGAGTTCTACGGGATCGGAGTGAAGAAGGGCGACACCGACCTCAGGAACAAGATCAACGCCGCCTTGCAGAAGATGGTCGAGGACGGCTCCTGGCAGAAGGCGGTGGAGGCCAACTTCGGACCGGCCGGCTACCGCAGCGAACCCCCGCCGCGGATCGGCGTCTTCGTCGGCTGA
- a CDS encoding amino acid ABC transporter ATP-binding protein — protein MSSRALVELHHVDKHFGPLHVLRDINLTVDRGEVVVVIGPSGGGKSTLCRAINRLETVDSGEIAIDGRPLPAEGRELARLRADVGMVFQSFNLFAHKTVLQNVTLGQIKVRGKDRRSAEERARALLDRVGVGTQADKYPAQLSGGQQQRVAIARALAMDPKIMLFDEPTSALDPEMINEVLEVMRQLARDGMTMVVVTHEMGFARSAANRVVFMADGRIVEETTPEEFFTNPRTDRAKDFLSKILHH, from the coding sequence ATGAGCAGCCGTGCGCTGGTCGAGCTGCACCACGTCGACAAGCACTTCGGCCCGCTGCACGTCCTGCGGGACATCAACCTGACCGTCGACCGCGGCGAGGTGGTGGTCGTCATCGGCCCCTCCGGGGGAGGCAAGTCCACGCTCTGCCGCGCCATCAACCGCCTGGAGACCGTCGACTCCGGCGAGATCGCCATCGACGGCCGGCCCCTGCCTGCCGAGGGCCGGGAACTCGCCAGGCTGCGCGCCGATGTCGGCATGGTCTTCCAGTCGTTCAACCTCTTTGCGCACAAGACCGTCCTGCAGAACGTGACCCTCGGCCAGATCAAGGTCCGCGGGAAGGACCGGAGGAGTGCCGAGGAGCGGGCCCGCGCGCTTCTGGACCGCGTGGGCGTGGGGACGCAGGCCGACAAGTACCCTGCCCAGCTCTCCGGCGGACAGCAGCAGCGGGTGGCGATCGCCCGAGCGCTCGCCATGGATCCGAAGATCATGCTGTTCGACGAGCCGACCTCCGCCCTGGACCCGGAGATGATCAACGAGGTGCTGGAGGTCATGCGGCAGCTCGCCAGGGACGGGATGACCATGGTGGTCGTCACTCATGAGATGGGATTCGCCCGTTCGGCCGCCAACCGCGTGGTGTTCATGGCCGACGGCAGGATCGTGGAGGAGACCACACCCGAAGAGTTCTTCACCAACCCCCGTACCGACCGAGCCAAGGACTTCCTCTCGAAGATCCTCCACCACTGA